Proteins encoded by one window of Zerene cesonia ecotype Mississippi chromosome 6, Zerene_cesonia_1.1, whole genome shotgun sequence:
- the LOC119840588 gene encoding uncharacterized protein LOC119840588, whose product MPCDVVQGEDAIIHVVFEAPHTIRSMKTVARVTFGLNFNYTLGENEVTCNHLQNTYCPLQKGEIVQYTLRMFIEPFFPTIAVSVDFLVEDSDRIPIWCARIRIQVVNPQQKRILSDYSNRPSLNRFLLKHRPSNEVN is encoded by the exons ATGCCTTGTGACGTGGTACAGGGAGAAGATGCAATTATACACGTCGTTTTTGAGGCTC caCACACAATCCGAAGTATGAAAACCGTTGCACGTGTAACTTtcggtttaaattttaattacactcTTGGTGAAAATGAAGTGACTTGTAATCATCTGCAAAACACATATTGTCCGCTGCAGAAGGGAGAGATAGTACAGTATACGCTTCGAATGTTCATAGAACCATTTTTCCCAACA ATTGCAGTATCAGTTGACTTCTTGGTTGAAGACTCGGATCGGATCCCTATTTGGTGCGCAAGAATTCGAATTCAGGTCGTAAACCCGCAGCAGAAGAGAATATTATCCGATTATTCCAATAGACCTTCTctcaatagatttttattaaaacaccgTCCATCAAATGAAGTTAATTGA